The following are encoded in a window of uncultured Fibrobacter sp. genomic DNA:
- a CDS encoding putative toxin-antitoxin system toxin component, PIN family, which translates to MYYAVVDTNILVSAALAKDRLQSVPYAVFQGISKHLFTPIVDENIVEEYCEVMSRSKFRWNASYGQHFVDEILKYAINEPVAPTDFTLPDADDRIFYDVAFAHRDKNAYIVTGNIKHFPNVPFAISARNFLDLINPVQSQMVVNDVAVSYSASTLMSALHALNEEALKNGSAGMSEEEIEAEIKAARAERK; encoded by the coding sequence GTGTATTACGCAGTCGTTGATACAAACATATTGGTTTCTGCAGCCCTTGCGAAAGATCGTCTGCAATCAGTTCCTTATGCGGTTTTTCAAGGTATCTCGAAACACCTTTTTACACCGATTGTTGATGAAAATATTGTTGAAGAATATTGTGAAGTGATGAGCCGTTCTAAATTCAGGTGGAATGCTTCATACGGTCAACACTTTGTGGATGAAATTTTGAAGTATGCTATAAACGAGCCTGTCGCACCAACGGACTTTACTTTGCCGGATGCTGATGACAGAATCTTTTATGATGTAGCTTTCGCTCATCGTGATAAAAATGCTTATATCGTTACGGGTAATATAAAGCATTTTCCTAACGTTCCTTTTGCTATAAGTGCTCGAAATTTTCTGGATTTGATAAATCCCGTTCAGTCGCAAATGGTTGTAAATGATGTCGCTGTTTCTTATTCTGCGTCCACTCTTATGTCTGCATTACATGCGCTCAATGAAGAAGCCTTGAAGAACGGCTCGGCAGGCATGAGCGAAGAAGAAATTGAAGCCGAAATCAAAGCTGCAAGAGCGGAGAGAAAATAG
- a CDS encoding type II toxin-antitoxin system RelB/DinJ family antitoxin — protein sequence MATSILQIRVDDKLKDEVSDLFESLGMDIPTAVRIFFKRAVIERGLPFKVSEHPTMSESSGLMSALRALNDDALKNGSAGMSEAEIEEEIKAARAERKKRVLRSR from the coding sequence ATGGCGACATCAATATTGCAAATACGTGTGGATGATAAGTTGAAAGACGAGGTCTCCGACTTGTTTGAAAGTCTAGGAATGGACATTCCTACGGCTGTTCGCATTTTTTTCAAACGTGCGGTAATTGAAAGAGGGTTGCCGTTTAAGGTGTCCGAACATCCTACGATGAGTGAATCTTCTGGACTTATGTCGGCATTACGTGCGCTCAATGATGATGCATTGAAAAACGGCTCTGCAGGGATGAGCGAAGCAGAAATTGAAGAGGAAATCAAAGCTGCAAGAGCGGAGAGGAAAAAACGTGTATTACGCAGTCGTTGA
- a CDS encoding phospholipase D-like domain-containing protein has translation MPIFTKYIQNEEHYSEVISRIMSVRNNLWIGTADIKDVYVKQDGETIPLLGQLAALLKRGVGVRLIHAKEPGPNFREDFDRFPILVTDLERVMCPRVHFKMMIFDLETAYIGSANLTGAGIGMKSSLRRNFEAGILTNDPALVEPAIEQFDTLWMGSHCKKCGRQEFCGDRIK, from the coding sequence ATGCCCATTTTCACCAAGTACATCCAGAACGAAGAACATTACTCCGAAGTGATTTCGCGAATTATGTCGGTCCGCAATAATTTGTGGATTGGTACAGCCGATATCAAGGATGTGTATGTGAAACAGGATGGTGAGACAATTCCGTTACTGGGACAGTTGGCCGCACTTTTGAAGCGCGGGGTGGGCGTGCGCCTGATTCATGCGAAGGAGCCTGGCCCGAATTTTCGCGAGGACTTTGACCGATTTCCGATTCTGGTGACGGATTTGGAACGCGTGATGTGCCCGCGTGTGCATTTCAAGATGATGATTTTTGATCTCGAAACGGCTTACATCGGGTCCGCGAACTTGACTGGTGCGGGAATCGGCATGAAAAGTTCCCTGCGCCGAAACTTTGAGGCGGGAATTCTCACGAATGACCCTGCTCTTGTTGAGCCTGCTATAGAACAGTTCGATACGCTATGGATGGGTTCGCACTGCAAAAAATGCGGTCGCCAGGAATTCTGCGGCGATAGGATTAAGTAA
- a CDS encoding GTPase domain-containing protein → MIYLENKAKTALNAMILGQTGVGKSSLINYLFGLDGKNELAAGAGTPITPEGEFAKKTISRESLDITIYDSWGLENKRIEKWEKTIFDKIDSLKSSFETQIHAIIYCISYSKSRIQNFEIQFISDLLKKNEHVIIVLNQADCGTAETKQEYHRILSEGLSKFNGLYDVVEARSVAKPKIGQSAIPCFQFGKEDVFKAISANYLIYLVLQKMGAWESHVDAVIRNVAKIDNPNFDKINDSMAESVLKSFAPPKVAVIGAFALKLLSNWANLPFGELTQSVVGEANESLTSVIKEINRHIKNFQKDLHVDSMLFAWGEYVNPGNRVVGVWSKLKETLLSESVKGDIQLESFLCWVKKVSADIKIKYLNTLNGNLRAKIIRDSIYKNDWKKMLVLCYSFQYLGKRISRDLFIKGVSNIDVFKSRLVEFSKKNHILPSEILVHYDDTIFGKEFFALTSDKFYYHNGDELKSIDLETNGTAIYPIMGEITKENQFSDVGIDLKRLLIAITNEFT, encoded by the coding sequence ATGATATATTTAGAAAATAAAGCAAAAACAGCCTTGAATGCAATGATTCTTGGTCAAACTGGTGTTGGTAAAAGTTCTCTTATAAACTATTTGTTTGGTTTGGATGGGAAAAACGAACTTGCTGCAGGTGCGGGAACTCCTATAACTCCAGAAGGGGAATTTGCTAAAAAGACCATAAGTAGGGAGTCTCTTGATATTACTATATATGATAGCTGGGGATTGGAAAATAAGCGAATTGAAAAATGGGAAAAGACTATTTTTGACAAGATTGATTCCTTAAAGAGTTCCTTCGAAACACAGATTCATGCTATAATCTACTGCATTAGTTATTCAAAATCGCGTATTCAGAATTTTGAGATTCAGTTTATTTCTGATTTGTTGAAAAAAAATGAACATGTGATAATTGTTTTGAATCAAGCTGATTGTGGTACTGCGGAAACAAAGCAAGAATATCATAGAATTCTGTCAGAAGGTCTGTCCAAGTTTAATGGTTTGTATGATGTAGTTGAAGCTCGTAGTGTGGCAAAACCTAAAATAGGACAGTCTGCGATTCCTTGTTTTCAATTTGGAAAAGAAGATGTTTTTAAGGCTATTTCTGCTAACTATCTAATTTATCTAGTGTTGCAAAAAATGGGTGCTTGGGAATCTCATGTTGATGCAGTTATAAGGAATGTCGCAAAGATTGATAATCCTAACTTTGATAAAATCAATGATTCTATGGCCGAGTCTGTATTGAAATCGTTTGCTCCTCCAAAAGTCGCTGTTATTGGGGCGTTCGCGTTGAAACTTCTTTCAAATTGGGCAAATCTTCCTTTTGGAGAATTGACACAAAGTGTTGTGGGTGAAGCAAATGAAAGTTTAACAAGTGTAATCAAAGAAATCAATAGACATATAAAAAATTTCCAAAAAGATTTGCATGTTGATTCGATGCTGTTTGCTTGGGGTGAATATGTTAACCCTGGAAATCGAGTGGTTGGAGTGTGGAGCAAATTAAAAGAGACTTTGTTAAGTGAATCTGTTAAGGGCGACATTCAATTAGAGTCGTTTTTGTGTTGGGTGAAAAAAGTGTCTGCCGATATAAAAATAAAGTATCTAAATACCTTAAATGGTAACCTTAGGGCAAAAATTATTAGAGATTCCATATATAAAAATGACTGGAAGAAAATGCTTGTTCTTTGTTATTCTTTCCAATATTTGGGGAAAAGAATAAGTAGGGATTTGTTTATAAAAGGTGTCAGTAATATTGATGTATTTAAATCAAGATTGGTGGAATTCTCAAAAAAGAATCATATACTGCCGAGTGAAATTTTGGTGCATTATGATGATACCATTTTCGGTAAGGAATTCTTTGCTTTGACTTCGGATAAGTTTTACTATCATAATGGAGATGAGTTAAAATCAATAGATCTAGAAACTAATGGTACAGCAATCTATCCAATAATGGGAGAAATTACGAAAGAAAATCAATTCTCTGATGTAGGAATTGACTTGAAAAGACTGCTGATTGCGATTACGAATGAATTCACTTAA